CGTTGTCATGAATTGTTCGCGCCGTTCCCCCGCCACTGGGCCGGCGCCCCATCGCCGCCCATTCTCCTCGTCCCCCAACCCAAGGTTCCTCCTCCCGTGGTCTCGGTCGCAGTTCATCCCTCCTCCGTCTTCCGCTGGCGTGCGATCGTCGCCGCGTGGTCTTTCCGCGTGCTCGCGATGCTGACGCTTGGCGCTTTGCCCTCGGCGGTCGCTGCGCCGCTCGCACCGGCGCCCTGGCCGGGCGCCCGGGCTGCCGCGCTACTCGGCGCCGAGGACGACGCCCTGCTCGACGACATGCAGCGCGCCGCCTTTCGCTTCTTTGACGAACAGAGCCATCCTGTGACCGGCCTGATCCGCGACCGCGCCCGCGCGGACGGTTCGCCCAGCGAGGGCAAGGCCAGCATCTCCGCGTCCGGTTTCGCCCTGAGCGGCTGGGTCATCGCCACGCACCGCGGCTGGGTCGGACGCACCGAGGCCCTCGAACGCGTCCGCAGTTCCCTGCGCTTCCTCGCCACCAAGGCGCAGCGCGAGCACGGGTTCTTCTATCACTTCATGGAAATGGACACCGGCGAACGCACCTGGAAGTGCGAGCTGTCGTCCATCGACTCCGCCCTGTTTCTCGCCGGCGCCATCGTGGCCCGGGAGTACTTTCAGGATCCCGAGATCACGCGCCTGGTGAACCAGCTGTACACCGACATGGATTGGAAGTGGTTCCAGAACGACGGCGAGATCGTGTCGCTCAGCTGGCATCCCGAGACCGGCTTCTCGCGGTATCGCTGGATGAACTACTCGGAGCACCTGATGATGAGCTTCCTCGCGCTCGGCGCGCCGGAGCACGGGCTCGACGCCCGCTACTGGCGCGCCTGGTCGCGCGTCCCGGTCGGCTCGTACGCCGGTTATCACTACATCCAGCAGGCGCCGCTGTTTGTGCACCAGTTCACGCACTCGTATGCGGATTTCCGTGACCGCCGCGACGCCTTCGCCGACTACTACCAGAACTCGGTCCTCGCCACCCTCGCCCAGCGCCAGTTCTGCATCGACCTGCGGCGCGAGTATCCCAGTTGGAGCGAGCGTCTCTGGGGCATCACGGCGTCGGATTCCGCCACCGGCTACAAGGCCTGGGGCGGCCCGCCGCGCACCCTTCAGCTCAATGCGCTCGACGGCACCATCGTGCCCTGTGCCGCCGCCGGCTCCGTGCCTTTCGCCCCTTACGAAACCCTCCTCACGCTGCGCCACATGCGCGCGGTGTACGGCGACAAGATCTGGCAACGGTATGGTTTCGTCGACGCCTTCAATCCGCAGACCGGTTGGGTGAACCCCGATGTCATCGGCATCGACCAGGGCATTACCCTCGTCCAGGCCGAAAACGCCCGCAGCGGGCTCATCTGGGCCCTCTTCATGCAGGCGCCCGAGGTGCAGAAGGCGATGCGCAAGGCCGGCCTCGTCTCCAAGAACCGGCTGCTCTCCCTCGACAACTCCCGCTTCGTGCGCGCGCTTGGGCGCGATGCCTGGCTCTCCGTCGCCGACCTCCCACCGGCCCCCGAAACCGCCGGCCTGCAGCTCACCGCCATCCTCGCCGCTCATGCGCTCGGTCTCCTGAGCACCGATGAGACCCTCGCCCGCACCCACGCTTTCCTCGCGGCTGTTCCCGCCCCGACCGCCGATCCGGCCGTGGGCCAGTACGCCGCTGCGCTCATCACGCTGCGCCGGGCGTTGCCCGCGCTCGAGACCGAGGCCTCGACCAAGCTCAAGGCGATCGATTGGCGCAAGGTCACGCTCCAGGAAAACCAACTCGGCTCTGCCAGCCGGCTGACCGCCTTCCTCCAGATCGCCGTGGCCGGCGAAGCTTCGACCGTGTGGTCCACGCTGCGCCGCGAGGCCGTCAAGGTCGGCCCGATCCACACGCTCGCGCCGTCGCGCACGGCCGACCAGTTCATCCCGGGCCTCTGGCTCGACGAGCACGCCATCATCACGGGTGCCTCCGCCAGCCAGCTGGCTTACGCCACCTTCATCGCCGACACCGAGGGGCCGCAGCCGCCGCCGCGGCATGATGTGCTCACCAACGCGCTGCTCCTCGACCGGTTCCCGGCCGAGTCCGTCGAACGGCTCAAGCTCCAGCCGCTCCCGGACAATTGGCAGACGCAGGCGCCGGTCGCCGCGCGCGCCGCCTTCCTCATTTCGGTCGCCAACGTCCTCGTGCCGGACTGCACCCGCGAGTGGTTCCAGGAGGATCCGCTCGTGATCTCCGGTCGCGCCGCGTTGCCCGAGTTTGCGGAGGCCCCCTTCGGCCGGAAGACGTCGCTCACTTCCCGTTTCGAGCTCAACGGCCCCGAGCAGCCCCTCCACACGCGCCAGGCGCGCGCCGTCGCCACCTCGGTTCCGCGCGAGCAGTGGGACTGGCACGAAGTCGCCGGCCTTGAGTACAAGGACTCCGGCGCCGACGTCCGTCCGGGTGATCCGCCCATCTCGATGCGTTTCGCGTTCACGTGGGATGCGGATGCGCTCCACCTGCACGTCGAGGTGACCGATGCCGTCACCGGCTACACGCTCCCGCCGGAGGCCAATCGCTTCGTCGAACTCTTCCTCGATGTCACCCGCAACGGCCTGCTCTGGCTGGGCTCGGACGACTACCAGTTCTACTTCACGTCCGATGGCCGCTATCGGGAGTGGTTTCACCAGAAGGACGGCCGCGCGACGATCAAGCCGACGGCCCAGGGCTATTCGGTCGATGCCGTCGTGCCGTGGAGCAGCATTCAGGTGACGCCGCGCGTCGGTCTCGAGATCGGCGTCTCCCCGGCAGTGATGCTCGAGGGCAACCGCGAGTGGCAGCCCGCCCTGAAACTCAACTGGTGCTACCAGCGCCGCGTCGATGGCCAGGTCTTCCTCGGCAATCTGCGACTCGAGTGACACGCCCGCTCCCGCGGCTCACCTCCACCCCTTAGTCAGAGAACTGTTCCCGCGCCCGCACCCCGCACCGTCAAACCAACGCGCTATGAAACACATGCTACCCCCCAAGTTCGCGCTAGCCTTCGGGCTGACGCTTGGCCTCCCGGCCTCCCTGCTCGCCCAGAGCACGACTCCGCCGCCAACCGCGACCGGCGCCGACAATGATGAGCTCGTCCGGCTGACCCCGTTCATCGTCAACACGGACCGGGATAATGGCTACATCGCTGTCGACGCGCTCGCCGGCGGTCGGACCAATACCCCGGTGAAGCTCACGCCTTCGTCGATGTCGTCCATCACCCGGGCCTTCATCGACGACGTGGCCATCACCAACGTCCGCGATGCGCTCCGCTGGTCGCCCAATGTCGTTCCGAGCGACTATCTGGCGGGCAAGCAGCTCGCGAATCCCTTCAACGCCTGGGACTACAACTTCCGCGGCGCCGGCCAGTCGCTGCAGGGTGGTGCCGGCCCGGGCCGCAACTACTTCACGTTCTACAACGTCGCGGACACCTATAACCTCGACCGCATCGAGTTCGACCGCGGTCCCAACTCCATCCTCTACGGCGTCGGTACCGTCGGTGGCGTGTTGAGCACCTACACGAAGATCCCGCGTCTCGATAAGAATTTTCTCACCCCGACGGTGACCTTCGACAGCAACGGCAGCGCCCGTTTCGAGGCGGACTTCAACCGCCGCCTGACCGACAAGTTCGCCACGCGCATCAACGCGCTGTACGACCGCAACCGCGGCTGGCGGAACAACGACAAGAACGACGCGCAGGCGATCGACATCGCCATGCTCTACAAGTTCACCGAGCGCACGTCCGCCCGCGTCGAGGTCGAGGGCTACAAGGCCAAGAACACCCTCATCTCGAGCACCTATGGCGACGGCATGTCGGCCTGGGACGGCTCCGCCAACTCGGCCACCTGGGGCGCCGCGCCGACCGGCACCGGCACCCGCGCCTCGCAGTCCGCCGGCTGGTGGACCGCCAACTACAACGTGTGGATCCCGGGCCTCGCCTCGAAGGGCATCATGAACTGGAACGGCGGCACCATCTCCGCCGGCATCGATCCCGACGGCATCCCCGCCGCGCCGTACGCCGGCTACTACCCGAAGGAGTTCAAGCCGCTCTATTCCTGGATGAATGGCGGCAAGAATTACTCCACGGCCAAGGTCCCGGTGCTCCCGGAGCGTGAGTTCACCTACGGCAATGGCATCTCCAAGCCGCAGTACACCAACGCCACCGCCTACCTCGATCACTCGTTCTCCGACAATCTCGATGCCGAGGTCGCGTTCTACCGCTACGAGTCGAAGCAGAACGCCAAGGACTACGAGGGCGCCAGCAACATCTTCCTCGATCTCAACAAGCAGCTGCCCGACGGCACCGCCAATCCCAACTACGGCAAGCCGTTCGCCGACTTCTTCCTGAGCCAGCAGCAGCAGAACCGCACGGTCACCGAGATCCGCGCCCAGCTGAACTATCACTTCACCGCCGACGTCCTCGGCATCCCGCTCAAGCAGCTCTTCACCGGCGCCGCCGGCCAGCAGCGCATCACCTGGTACGCCCGCCAGTACATGGCTGAGCTCGTCAACACCGGGAACAACGACGCCGCGCAGAATATGATCTGGGGCCGGCTCTATTTCGACCAACCCAACGCCGAGATGAACATCCCCGATGTCGTCAACGGCAAGGTCGTCGCCTACGTCCCGTGGTCGAGCGACTGGTTCGACTTCGACGAGACCTACAAGCTGAAGAGCGCCTCGCTCGCGTCACACACCCGCCTCTGGAACGACAAGCTCTCGATCCTCGCCGGCCTGCGCCACGACAACTACGACCACAACAAGGTCCAGGCCCACAGCCGCTCTCGCGTCGAGGACGGCGCCAGCGGCACGACCTACTCGGCCGGCGCCATCTACTACTTCAAGTGGTTCGGCCTCTTCGCCAACTACGCGAAGAACTTCGACCCCATCGGGCCGGGCAAGAACCTCAGCCTCTCGGGCACGCCCTTCGGTCCCGCTGAGGGCAAGAGCTTCGAATACGGCATCCGTATCTCGACGGACGACGGCAAGTACTACGCCTCGCTCTCCCGCTACGACAGCGAATCCACCGGCCGCATCACCACGACGAAGATCGACTTCGCCGGCATGTGGAAGAACTACTACGACGCGCTCGGCCAGAGCTACGACACGAAGCGCACGCAGCTTTCGTACGACGATACCGAGGCGCTCAAGGTCAAGGGCTACGAGATCGACCTGACCGCCAACCCGACGAAGAACATCCGGCTCAGCGCCACGTACGGAAAGCCCGACTCCCAGATCCAGGAGGCCCTCGCCGGTCAGCGTGCCTACTACGCCGCCAACCTTGCTACCTGGAACACGGCCACGGGTGGTACCAGCACCCCGGCGACGAACCTCAAGAGCCAGCTCCAGAGCGCGCTCAACACCCTCAATCAGAACGCGGCCGGCAAGACCAAGACCGGCCTGGTCGACTACACCGCGAGCGTGTTCGTGAACTACACGTTCACCGACAACGCGCTCCGCGGCTTCTCGATCGGCGGCGGCGTCGCCCGTACGGGCCAGCAGTACGTCGGCGACTTCGGTGCACCTGACGGCCAGCCGAAGTTCAAGTACTACGCCGACGCGCGCACCTCCACGAGCCTCGTCCTGGCCTATGAGACGAAGCTCCGGCACATCCCGGTCCGCTTCGCCCTCAACATCGACAACGTCCTCGATGACACCGATCCGATTGTGACCGGTTATCACTGGGGCTGGATGGATCCGAACACCGGTCGCAACATTGCCTCCGGGTACATGCTCCCCGCGCCGCGTACGTTCCGCTTCTCGGCTCGGTTCACGTTCTAAGCTGTTACTGAAGCAACGGCCACCGGCGGCGGAGTTCCTTGCGCCGCCGGTGGCCCTCTTCTGCCCTTCCGATGGAGCGTTCCTCTTCCGCGTCGTCCCTCTCGTCCGCCTCCGCGTGGCGTGCCCTCCCGGCCGCGGCCGGTTTCGGCCTCGTCGCCGTGCGCAACGCGACCCCGCTGCAGGCCCAGTTCCTGCCGACCGGGGCGCTGTTTGCCCTGCGGCACGGCGCGACGCTCCTCAACCAGTTGATCCCGGGGCCCGCGGAGGACGGGCTGCTCCGGTTGTTTCTCCGCGTTCGTGACGCCGCGGGCGGCGTGGCCGGATCCACTCGCCTCGTCGGCGCGGGCCTGCCGTTCGCGGCCGATGCGCACGCGGCGGCCTGGACCGCCGCTCCGGTTGGCGGCTTCGCCGCGACCACCACTTTCTCGCTGCACCCGCAGCAAACCGCCTGGGCGTGGCGCATTCGGATCACGAACACGGGCCGGAGCCCCGGCACGTGCGACGTGCTCCTGGCCCAGGACCTCGGCCTCGCCGACGAGGGCGCCGTGCGTAACAACGAGGCCTACGTTTCCCAATACATCGACCTGCTGCCGGTGCGGGACGACACGCTCGGCTGGACCGTGCTCGCGCGGCAGAACCAGCCCGCGGCCGGGGGGCGCCATCCGTGGCTGGCCACCGCGTGCCTCAGCGGCGCCGATTCGTACTGCACGGACGGCTGGCAGTTTTTCGGGGCCGATCACCGCCTGACCGGTGAGCCCGCCGCGCTGCGTACGGTGCAACTGCCGTCGGTCCGGGTGCAGTATGAGGCGGCGTTGGCCGGCCTCCAGAGCCGGCCCCTCACGCTCCCGCCCGGCGGGGCGGCCGAGATCGTCTTCGTCGGGCGCTATCTCGAGGATCACCCTGGCGCTTCCGGTCCGGCCGACCTCGACGCGGTCCGCGCGTTGCTGCCCGTCTCCTGGGCCGCCCAGGCCGTCGCGGTCACGCCCGACGCCAAGCCGTCGTCCCTCTTTCTCACCGCGCCGTGGCTGCATGGCCGCGATCCCGTTGCGGCTGATTTGGACCGCCTTTTCCCCCGCGAGCGCCGCCATGTCGAGACTGACGCCCAAGGCGTGGTTCAGTCTTTCTTCACCGGTGCGGACACGCACGTGGTCACGCGCGCCAAGGAGTCCGCCATCGCCCGGCCGCATGGGCATATCCTGCGCTCCGGCGACGGTTCCTGGATCGATGACGCCCAGTTTGGCGTCACCTGCTACGCCGCCGGCATCTTCGCGGCGCAGGCGTACATGGGTAACCCGAGCTTCGGCCGGCTGCTGCCGGTCGTGCGCAGCGCGCTCAATGTCGCGCGGGCGAGTGGCCAGCGCATCTTCGTCCGCCATGACCGCGGCTGGCAGCAGCTCGGCGTGCCCTCTGTCTTCGCCCTGGCTCCCGGTGAGGTGCACTGGGTGTACCTGCTGCCTGATGGCACCGAGCTCGAGGCGGTGGTCTGGTGCCCGCCGGACCAGCCGGCCTCCCTGCTCTCGTTGCGCGTGCTCGCCGGCCCGCCCGTTGAGTTTCTCGTGTCCCACACGCTCGTGGCCGATGCCGTTGAGTTCGATCACGCGCCCTTGGTCGCCTGGCAGCCCGGGCCGGGATGGATCGCGGTGCGCCCTGGCGCCGAGACCCTCGTCGGTACCCACGAGGCATCCCTTGCCTTTGCCATTGCCGCCAGTGATCCCGCCGACGTCGTGCGGTTCACCGGGGATGAGCCGCTCTATGCGACGACGGGCTTCGCGCCCGGACCGTACGCCGTCCTCCAGACCAAGCCGGTGCGCGCCTGTGGCGTGATTCTGCTCGGGTCGCAGGGCGGGCCCGACGCGCTGCCTGCGGCGGTCGCCGCGGCGCGCGCGGAGTTCGCCGCCGGCCACCGGGCCCGGCTTGTCACGGCGAGTCTCCGCCTCCGCCCCCACGCCGATGCCGGGGTGGGGCGCGTGAACGACGTGGTGCCGTGGTTCAACCACAACGCCGCCATTCATTTTTCTGCACCGCACGGACTCGAACAGTGCGGGGGCGCCGCCTGGGGCGTCCGGGACGTCTGCCAGGGCTCGATCGAGTGGCTGCTGACGCTCGGCCGGCACGACGTGGTTCGCCGGACGCTGCTGGCGGTTTTCGCGCAACAATACCGGCCCGGCTCGGGCGAGGTCGCTGGCGCATGGCCGCAGTGGTTCATGCACGACCCGTACCGG
The Opitutus sp. ER46 DNA segment above includes these coding regions:
- a CDS encoding glucoamylase family protein, whose protein sequence is MVSVAVHPSSVFRWRAIVAAWSFRVLAMLTLGALPSAVAAPLAPAPWPGARAAALLGAEDDALLDDMQRAAFRFFDEQSHPVTGLIRDRARADGSPSEGKASISASGFALSGWVIATHRGWVGRTEALERVRSSLRFLATKAQREHGFFYHFMEMDTGERTWKCELSSIDSALFLAGAIVAREYFQDPEITRLVNQLYTDMDWKWFQNDGEIVSLSWHPETGFSRYRWMNYSEHLMMSFLALGAPEHGLDARYWRAWSRVPVGSYAGYHYIQQAPLFVHQFTHSYADFRDRRDAFADYYQNSVLATLAQRQFCIDLRREYPSWSERLWGITASDSATGYKAWGGPPRTLQLNALDGTIVPCAAAGSVPFAPYETLLTLRHMRAVYGDKIWQRYGFVDAFNPQTGWVNPDVIGIDQGITLVQAENARSGLIWALFMQAPEVQKAMRKAGLVSKNRLLSLDNSRFVRALGRDAWLSVADLPPAPETAGLQLTAILAAHALGLLSTDETLARTHAFLAAVPAPTADPAVGQYAAALITLRRALPALETEASTKLKAIDWRKVTLQENQLGSASRLTAFLQIAVAGEASTVWSTLRREAVKVGPIHTLAPSRTADQFIPGLWLDEHAIITGASASQLAYATFIADTEGPQPPPRHDVLTNALLLDRFPAESVERLKLQPLPDNWQTQAPVAARAAFLISVANVLVPDCTREWFQEDPLVISGRAALPEFAEAPFGRKTSLTSRFELNGPEQPLHTRQARAVATSVPREQWDWHEVAGLEYKDSGADVRPGDPPISMRFAFTWDADALHLHVEVTDAVTGYTLPPEANRFVELFLDVTRNGLLWLGSDDYQFYFTSDGRYREWFHQKDGRATIKPTAQGYSVDAVVPWSSIQVTPRVGLEIGVSPAVMLEGNREWQPALKLNWCYQRRVDGQVFLGNLRLE
- a CDS encoding TonB-dependent receptor plug domain-containing protein, translated to MLPPKFALAFGLTLGLPASLLAQSTTPPPTATGADNDELVRLTPFIVNTDRDNGYIAVDALAGGRTNTPVKLTPSSMSSITRAFIDDVAITNVRDALRWSPNVVPSDYLAGKQLANPFNAWDYNFRGAGQSLQGGAGPGRNYFTFYNVADTYNLDRIEFDRGPNSILYGVGTVGGVLSTYTKIPRLDKNFLTPTVTFDSNGSARFEADFNRRLTDKFATRINALYDRNRGWRNNDKNDAQAIDIAMLYKFTERTSARVEVEGYKAKNTLISSTYGDGMSAWDGSANSATWGAAPTGTGTRASQSAGWWTANYNVWIPGLASKGIMNWNGGTISAGIDPDGIPAAPYAGYYPKEFKPLYSWMNGGKNYSTAKVPVLPEREFTYGNGISKPQYTNATAYLDHSFSDNLDAEVAFYRYESKQNAKDYEGASNIFLDLNKQLPDGTANPNYGKPFADFFLSQQQQNRTVTEIRAQLNYHFTADVLGIPLKQLFTGAAGQQRITWYARQYMAELVNTGNNDAAQNMIWGRLYFDQPNAEMNIPDVVNGKVVAYVPWSSDWFDFDETYKLKSASLASHTRLWNDKLSILAGLRHDNYDHNKVQAHSRSRVEDGASGTTYSAGAIYYFKWFGLFANYAKNFDPIGPGKNLSLSGTPFGPAEGKSFEYGIRISTDDGKYYASLSRYDSESTGRITTTKIDFAGMWKNYYDALGQSYDTKRTQLSYDDTEALKVKGYEIDLTANPTKNIRLSATYGKPDSQIQEALAGQRAYYAANLATWNTATGGTSTPATNLKSQLQSALNTLNQNAAGKTKTGLVDYTASVFVNYTFTDNALRGFSIGGGVARTGQQYVGDFGAPDGQPKFKYYADARTSTSLVLAYETKLRHIPVRFALNIDNVLDDTDPIVTGYHWGWMDPNTGRNIASGYMLPAPRTFRFSARFTF